In the Candidatus Methylacidiphilales bacterium genome, one interval contains:
- a CDS encoding HSP40/DnaJ peptide-binding protein, with protein sequence MGNYKTSRSSCNFQKIILITLEEAYYGTTRIVHNKGIPDFLVKIPPGVKAGWRIRVRKKDNQNVDGQIGDLYLAIEIMPHAIYERKGDDLYCNVYIDMLMAMTGGNIRVDTFAGPIVIKVPQGISSGSTIRVRGRGMPKFNKPGEYGHLYLRVVVTNLT encoded by the coding sequence TTGGGTAATTATAAAACATCGAGAAGTTCATGCAACTTCCAAAAAATTATACTCATTACACTCGAAGAAGCCTACTATGGTACGACTCGCATAGTGCATAATAAGGGTATACCAGACTTCTTAGTCAAAATTCCACCTGGAGTGAAGGCTGGCTGGCGAATAAGAGTGCGCAAAAAAGATAACCAGAATGTAGATGGACAAATCGGCGATCTATATTTGGCGATTGAGATAATGCCGCACGCTATCTATGAACGCAAAGGTGATGACCTGTACTGTAATGTTTACATAGATATGTTAATGGCTATGACAGGTGGTAATATACGAGTGGATACATTCGCTGGCCCGATTGTGATAAAAGTTCCACAGGGTATTTCTTCTGGATCAACTATCCGCGTGCGTGGGCGCGGCATGCCTAAGTTTAACAAACCTGGTGAATATGGTCACCTATACTTGCGTGTGGTAGTTACTAATCTTACTTAG